The following coding sequences are from one Diachasmimorpha longicaudata isolate KC_UGA_2023 chromosome 6, iyDiaLong2, whole genome shotgun sequence window:
- the LOC135163819 gene encoding transmembrane protein 131 isoform X1, producing the protein MIETRVCCYLFLLTFLDSVLLIRPSFHGHNNAFVQDDKDVQYLLDNIPMSMHKQDFTGSVHMAGDSRVDDKTLPDSVSYIQFEPRVLDFKERQLGIPHKKTVILLNRDANRTIHLTSISGSTQHFHSSFFQDKVIPPLGNTTFNVIFLGREEGEIESQLYIHTSDGTLRYQVKGSSISSPYRLRPVVGVKLPLNASFTPLIYMHNPHSEPMQVVEVYSSGGEFQLELPSGEAEGPRELWEIAPYQTKPVIKLHFNAYVEKNHTAYVRFKVNNSAEIMVVAIEVEVGNGAGLHWGGNSASINLGMGGSLQSPTHYPIALRNSAKKAVKVINVISTPVSKALRINFESTVIPGETEGPVTIGTLIYDWKAGLDLKHLKGKLVIKGIGPGGSSQKLSIPWMAEVLQGGLEINRTVAHYCSPHSNQPRNFSVVNRFKVPLAITNVSLSLEARSLFSIKNFLPRILKSGQKANIFTLNLNNDGKNDNTKLESSIIIHSNVSTTEVPLLSYDGKVKKIIPGERESDRGTMNFGTVGSGTENEAIFALENQNPVNVELHGWGVNMPGAVLELMGCQSGPTDLFNKGVRNMSVCSNTGNQSIKPGYLAIFKIKVKTPMIEEDTIVGDVFVRTTYERLTIPVYMRVAHGRISLKKITFSDCFPGTICMQQLKIHSTFSRSMQVTVIAPIDKDNRVKYIPLEEPNLPTIYKGENQIGSIKIDPSVTCTPHCYLGLSLNTTSGNQWLNTMNLPSHARDTDLNLLNARYSRYLNISTNWDNITMRLDTTEVRGHKFFVNIKPYWPSLVIPSEDHNYNQRNKTLEPLTFPLTQVGNTSFKSLTFRNPSSTKPLYIQLVMDWSYPQGTRLYHSLPNELKAECEGCPATLDGEFKFSHHQDERTTFQEILDIETAVDSLPFYLNPGEFKTIRLSYTPSTAVFSSGLLYIRNNMTILEVIRFMGRGAHAQFKFGNRKANSNTPLLFELAEKHLKDCEQRETKKNSLPNLTVIRSFTARNTGELPIDIYGFSISGIPCEGYGFKVLNCQSFKLNPNSTKKIEIAFTPDFTLSKIERELMIFTSIEYDGTDSDRVENGIVKLLLLTTIPGHILESCAVILSRPTWERPVHWAAMGLSSIFFICILVVSFLEADRILRGALENISRNSPVQPPLDLRQLATQATQLSTLSTEKDKLIDDSTRLTMKAKKDEPDWILMNVKRGGGKEPRGLKIPDWSAEEEKRFKVDTEMKDHTNTNKLEQTSEVNHETVQRKKKKQTDIVSESLQDHQNQEQKINFTKASPIIINNKLHNNKKEEKYDDGDSLNAANETKDKRKFSTQHNNSSNNNNNNNNNNNNNNNNNNNNGNNNNNNNNSNNINNTGTYKKYEGNASQKIQYSEEETSSTTTESSTQEDQVPYNKEQIYQKPDKTQRKTPLKKTKQQTSPVANVIDYRDNYEGDCDDDDYDKERQENSSRWKTNSNKLTTSTKHHHHHHYHHHHHHHQSRTAEGALSTFKQIKNKNPVRKDKVTQKRRTEKPVKLAATEVKNETRPVARALSPVPAPPPPACWGENRPRFSDVVIRNQDCMSPAFILNKPLVDKDDSNVIIKSPDTSQHQTLQDIYKPKLEFHPDLSLQITSELYTGISDSQDSAFCSESLILGNHDEESSSYFLNSFDPQFEPELVPYDDLPETDEPLVELECLEEAIPRCQLWGDKNPISNSLVEGSNSGYGMQATPKHVDKLTPLVDTFKDNWVTVETNWEPLYTRGAVGEERSGVWGVNTGGVWAAAPWGASTPTVCPLQNSSSQSADHDLPERSGFDPFRSLSTIWTPASTSNWPAKNN; encoded by the exons ATGATTGAGACAAGGGTATGCTGTTACCTGTTTTTGTTAACATTTCTGGATTCAGTGCTACTAATTAGACCGTCCTTTCACGGTCACAACAATG CATTTGTCCAGGATGACAAGGATGTCCAGTATCTATTGGATAACATACCCATGTCCATGCACAAG CAGGATTTCACTGGGTCAGTGCACATGGCTGG GGATTCTAGAGTGGATGACAAAACTCTACCGGACTCGGTATCGTATATTCAGTTTGAGCCACGTGTCCTGGACTTCAAAGAGAG ACAACTCGGAATTCCCCACAAAAAGACGGTGATTCTGTTGAATCGTGATGCCAATAGGACAATCCACTTGACATCAATTTCAGGTAGCACTCAGCACTTTCATTCATCCTTTTTCCAGGACAAAGTGATTCCACCATTGGGAAACACAACGTTCAACGTGATATTTCTTGGGAGAGAAGAGGGTGAAATTGAGAGCCAGCTGTACATTCACACATCAGATGGAACTTTAAGGTATCAGGTGAAGGGCTCGAGCATAAGTAGTCCGTACAGATTGCGGCCCGTTGTAGGTGTTAAACTACCTCTGAATGCATCATTTACACCTTTAATTTATATGCACAATCCCCATTCGGAGCCTATGCAAGTTGTAGAGGTCTACAGTAGCGGAGGTGAATTTCAATTAGAATTACCATCAGGTGAGGCTGAGGGGCCGCGTGAATTATGGGAGATAGCACCATACCAAACGAAACCAGTCATAAAATTACATTTCAATGCGTACGTAGAAAAGAATCACACCGCTTATGTGAGATTCAAAGTAAACAATAGCGCTGAAATAATGGTAGTTGCCATTGAAGTGGAGGTTGGAAATGGAGCTGGACTTCACTGGGGTGGTAATTCAGCGTCGATAAATCTAGGAATGGGTGGATCACTCCAATCACCTACTCATTATCCAATTGCACTGAGAAATTCAGCTAAGAAGGCAGTGAAAGTAATCAACGTCATCAGTACACCAGTGTCCAAGGCGTTGAGAATAAACTTTGAATCGACTGTGATACCAGGTGAGACTGAAGGGCCAGTAACAATTGGTACCTTGATCTATGATTGGAAGGCTGGCTTGGATTTGAAACATTTGAAAGGTAAACTGGTGATCAAGGGAATCGGCCCTGGTGGCTCTAGTCAAAAACTCTCAATTCCCTGGATGGCGGAGGTACTTCAGGGTGGCTTAGAAATAAATCGAACAGTTGCACATTACTGTTCACCACACTCTAATCAGCCACGAAATTTTAGTGTTGTTAACAGATTCAAAGTACCACTTGCCATCACCAATGTATCTTTATCGTTAGAAGCTAGatcgttattttcaataaaaaacttCCTCCCAAGGATTCTCAAGTCAGGACAGAAGGCCAATATATTCACACTTAACCTCAACAACGATGGTAAAAACGATAATACCAAATTAGAATCGTCGATAATAATTCACTCAAATGTATCGACAACAGAGGTTCCATTGCTAAGTTATGATggtaaagtgaaaaaaattattcccggTGAAAGGGAGAGCGATCGTGGAACGATGAATTTTGGAACAGTGGGAAGTGGTACAGAAAATGAAGCCATCTTTGCTCTGGAAAATCAAAATCCAGTTAATGTAGAGCTACACGGTTGGGGTGTTAATATGCCAGGAGCAGTGCTGGAGCTTATGGGCTGTCAAAGTGGTCCTACTGATCTTTTCAACAAAGGAGTTAGAAATATGAGTGTCTGTAGTAACACAGGCAATCAGAGTATAAAGCCTGGTTATCTGgcaatatttaaaataaaagtgaaaacACCAATGATCGAGGAGGACACAATCGTTGGTGATGTTTTCGTTAGGACAACTTATGAGAGGCTAACTATTCCTGTCTACATGCGAGTGGCTCATGGGAGGAtttctctgaaaaaaattactttctcCGATTGCTTTCCCGGTACGATTTGCATGCAACAGCTGAAAATTCACTCGACATTTTCACGCTCGATGCAGGTTACAGTTATAGCTCCAATCGACAAAGATAATAGAGTAAAGTATATACCATTGGAAGAACCTAACCTTCCAACAATATACAAAGGAGAAAATCAAATTGGCTCGATTAAAATTGATCCATCAGTGACATGCACACCCCACTGTTATCTGGGCTTATCACTCAATACAACATCTGGTAATCAGTGGTTGAATACGATGAATTTACCCTCCCATGCTAGAGACACTGATTTAAATTTGCTCAATGCAAGATACTCacgttatttaaatatttccacTAATTGGGATAACATAACCATGCGTCTCGATACAACCGAAGTACGTGGTCACAAATTCTTTGTTAATATTAAGCCATATTGGCCATCCTTGGTTATCCCCTCGGAAGATCATAATTATAATCAAAGAAACAAAACTCTCGAGCCATTGACATTTCCATTGACCCAAGTTGGAAATACATCTTTCAAAAGTTTGACATTTCGCAATCCCAGCAGTACTAAACCACTCTACATTCAGCTCGTCATGGATTGGAGTTATCCACAGGGTACTAGATTATACCATTCATTACCAAATGAATTAAAAGCAGAGTGTGAGGGGTGTCCAGCTACTCTAGATGGAGAATTCAAGTTCAGCCATCACCAAGATGAACGCACAACTTTCCAAGAAATATTGGATATTGAAACAGCAGTGGATTCGTTACCATTCTACCTCAATCCTGGTGAATTTAAGACAATAAGGCTCTCATATACACCATCGACCGCAGTATTCTCCTCGGGTTTACTTTACATTCGAAACAACATGACTATTCTCGAGGTTATACGATTTATGGGACGTGGTGCACATGCACAATTTAAATTTGGTAATAGAAAGGCCAATTCAAATACACCTCTTCTTTTTGAACTTGCTGAGAAGCATCTCAAGGATTGTGAACaacgagaaacgaaaaaaaattcacttccaAATTTGACAGTGATACGTTCATTCACTGCTAGAAATACTGGCGAATTGCCAATTGATATTTATGGTTTTTCAATAAGTGGAATACCCTGTGAAGGTTATGGTTTTAAAGTACTGAATTGTCAATCATTCAAACTCAATCCAAACTCCActaagaaaattgaaatagcTTTCACTCCTGACTTCACTCTGTCTAAAATTGAACGAGAGCTCATGATATTCACAAGTATAGAATATGATGGGACAGATTCTGACAGAGTGGAGAATGGAATTGTAAAGCTCTTACTCCTCACGACGATTCCTGGACACATTTTGGAAAGTTGTGCTGTTATTTTATCGAGACCCACCTGGGAACGTCCTGTACACTGGGCAGCTATGGGTctctcttccattttttttatatgtatCCTAGTAGTATCCTTTTTAGAGGCTGACAGAATACTGAGAGGTGCATTGGAGAATATATCCAGAAATAGTCCTGTGCAGCCTCCCTTGGATCTCAGACAGTTGGCTACACAAGCTACACAGCTTTCTACACTTTCTACGGAGAAAGATAAGCTAATTGATGATAGCACTAGGCTTACAATGAAGGCAAAGAAAGATGAGCCCGATTGGATACTGATGAATGTTAAGAGAGGGGGTGGAAAGGAACCGAGAGGATTGAAAATACCAGATTGGTCGGCTGAAGAGGAAAAACGTTTCAAAGTCGATACAGAAATGAAAGATCATACGAACACAAATAAATTAGAGCAGACAAGTGAGGTCAATCACGAAACTGTTCAGCGcaagaagaaaaaacaaacaGATATTGTTAGTGAGAGTTTGCAAGACCACCAAAATcaagaacaaaaaattaatttcacaaaaGCCAGCCCAATAATCATCAATAATAAGCtacataataataagaaagaggaaaaatacGATGATGGTGATTCACTCAATGCAGCAAATGAAACCAAGGATaaacgaaaattttcaacacaGCACAATAATAGCAGTAATaacaataacaacaataataataataataataataataataataataataataataatggtaataataataataataataataatagtaacaACATCAACAATACTGGTACgtacaaaaaatatgaagGCAATGCTagtcaaaaaattcaatattctgAAGAAGAGACGTCATCGACAACGACAGAGAGCTCAACTCAGGAGGATCAAGTACCTTATAACAAAGAACAAATTTATCAGAAACCTGATAAAACCCAGCGTAAAACACCTCTGAAGAAAACTAAACAGCAGACAAGTCCAGTTGCAAATGTAATAGACTATAGAGACAATTACGAGGGTGACTGTGATGATGATGACTACGATAAAGAACGCCAAGAAAATTCCTCCAGATGGAAAaccaattcaaataaattgacaACATCAACGAAAcatcaccatcatcatcactatcatcatcatcatcatcatcatcagtcGCGAACCGCTGAGGGTGCACTAAGTACATTTAAGCaaattaagaataaaaatccaGTACGCAAAGATAAGGTCACGCAGAAAAGACGAACTGAGAAACCAGTAAAATTAGCCGCTACAGAAGTTAAAAATGAAACAAGACCAGTGGCGAGAGCATTGTCACCAGTCCCGGCACCACCTCCTCCAGCTTGCTGGGGTGAGAATCGTCCTAGATTTAGTGATGTCGTGATAAGAAATCAGGATTGCATGTCTCCGGCGTTTATACTCAATAAGCCATTGGTCGATAAGGACGACTCCAATGTTATTATTAAAAGTCCGGATACAAGTCAACATCAAACGTTGCAAGATATTTACAAACCCAAATTGGAATTTCACCCCGATTTATCATTACAAATTACGTCTGAACTTTACACTGGAATATCTGACAGCCAAGACTCTGCGTTTTGTTCAGAATCCCTGATATTAGGGAATCATGATGAGGAATCAAGTAGCTACTTCTTGAATTCCTTTGATCCTCAGTTTGAACCTGAACTTGTGCCCTATGATGATCTTCCAGAGACTGATGAGCCCCTGGTTGAGCTCGAGTGTCTCGAAGAGGCAATTCCTAGGTGTCAACTGTGGGGCGATAAGAATCCCATCAGCAATTCCCTGGTGGAAGGCAGTAATTCGGGTTATGGAATGCAGGCGACTCCTAAACATGTCGACAAGCTCACACCTCTTGTCGATACTTTCAAAGATAATTGGGTTACTGTCGAGACTAATTGGGAACCGTTATACACGAGAGGGGCAGTCGGTGAGGAGAGAAGTGGAGTTTGGGGTGTCAATACTGGGGGTGTTTGGGCAGCAGCACCCTGGGGAGCTTCAACACCAACTGTCTGTCCCCTTCAAAATTCTTCATCACAATCAGCTGATCATGATTTACCAGAGCGCTCAGGTTTCGATCCTTTCCGATCGCTCAGTACTATATGGACACCAGCATCCACTTCTAATTGGCCGGCCAAAAATAACTAA
- the LOC135163819 gene encoding transmembrane protein 131 isoform X3 — protein MSMHKQDFTGSVHMAGDSRVDDKTLPDSVSYIQFEPRVLDFKERQLGIPHKKTVILLNRDANRTIHLTSISGSTQHFHSSFFQDKVIPPLGNTTFNVIFLGREEGEIESQLYIHTSDGTLRYQVKGSSISSPYRLRPVVGVKLPLNASFTPLIYMHNPHSEPMQVVEVYSSGGEFQLELPSGEAEGPRELWEIAPYQTKPVIKLHFNAYVEKNHTAYVRFKVNNSAEIMVVAIEVEVGNGAGLHWGGNSASINLGMGGSLQSPTHYPIALRNSAKKAVKVINVISTPVSKALRINFESTVIPGETEGPVTIGTLIYDWKAGLDLKHLKGKLVIKGIGPGGSSQKLSIPWMAEVLQGGLEINRTVAHYCSPHSNQPRNFSVVNRFKVPLAITNVSLSLEARSLFSIKNFLPRILKSGQKANIFTLNLNNDGKNDNTKLESSIIIHSNVSTTEVPLLSYDGKVKKIIPGERESDRGTMNFGTVGSGTENEAIFALENQNPVNVELHGWGVNMPGAVLELMGCQSGPTDLFNKGVRNMSVCSNTGNQSIKPGYLAIFKIKVKTPMIEEDTIVGDVFVRTTYERLTIPVYMRVAHGRISLKKITFSDCFPGTICMQQLKIHSTFSRSMQVTVIAPIDKDNRVKYIPLEEPNLPTIYKGENQIGSIKIDPSVTCTPHCYLGLSLNTTSGNQWLNTMNLPSHARDTDLNLLNARYSRYLNISTNWDNITMRLDTTEVRGHKFFVNIKPYWPSLVIPSEDHNYNQRNKTLEPLTFPLTQVGNTSFKSLTFRNPSSTKPLYIQLVMDWSYPQGTRLYHSLPNELKAECEGCPATLDGEFKFSHHQDERTTFQEILDIETAVDSLPFYLNPGEFKTIRLSYTPSTAVFSSGLLYIRNNMTILEVIRFMGRGAHAQFKFGNRKANSNTPLLFELAEKHLKDCEQRETKKNSLPNLTVIRSFTARNTGELPIDIYGFSISGIPCEGYGFKVLNCQSFKLNPNSTKKIEIAFTPDFTLSKIERELMIFTSIEYDGTDSDRVENGIVKLLLLTTIPGHILESCAVILSRPTWERPVHWAAMGLSSIFFICILVVSFLEADRILRGALENISRNSPVQPPLDLRQLATQATQLSTLSTEKDKLIDDSTRLTMKAKKDEPDWILMNVKRGGGKEPRGLKIPDWSAEEEKRFKVDTEMKDHTNTNKLEQTSEVNHETVQRKKKKQTDIVSESLQDHQNQEQKINFTKASPIIINNKLHNNKKEEKYDDGDSLNAANETKDKRKFSTQHNNSSNNNNNNNNNNNNNNNNNNNNGNNNNNNNNSNNINNTGTYKKYEGNASQKIQYSEEETSSTTTESSTQEDQVPYNKEQIYQKPDKTQRKTPLKKTKQQTSPVANVIDYRDNYEGDCDDDDYDKERQENSSRWKTNSNKLTTSTKHHHHHHYHHHHHHHQSRTAEGALSTFKQIKNKNPVRKDKVTQKRRTEKPVKLAATEVKNETRPVARALSPVPAPPPPACWGENRPRFSDVVIRNQDCMSPAFILNKPLVDKDDSNVIIKSPDTSQHQTLQDIYKPKLEFHPDLSLQITSELYTGISDSQDSAFCSESLILGNHDEESSSYFLNSFDPQFEPELVPYDDLPETDEPLVELECLEEAIPRCQLWGDKNPISNSLVEGSNSGYGMQATPKHVDKLTPLVDTFKDNWVTVETNWEPLYTRGAVGEERSGVWGVNTGGVWAAAPWGASTPTVCPLQNSSSQSADHDLPERSGFDPFRSLSTIWTPASTSNWPAKNN, from the exons ATGTCCATGCACAAG CAGGATTTCACTGGGTCAGTGCACATGGCTGG GGATTCTAGAGTGGATGACAAAACTCTACCGGACTCGGTATCGTATATTCAGTTTGAGCCACGTGTCCTGGACTTCAAAGAGAG ACAACTCGGAATTCCCCACAAAAAGACGGTGATTCTGTTGAATCGTGATGCCAATAGGACAATCCACTTGACATCAATTTCAGGTAGCACTCAGCACTTTCATTCATCCTTTTTCCAGGACAAAGTGATTCCACCATTGGGAAACACAACGTTCAACGTGATATTTCTTGGGAGAGAAGAGGGTGAAATTGAGAGCCAGCTGTACATTCACACATCAGATGGAACTTTAAGGTATCAGGTGAAGGGCTCGAGCATAAGTAGTCCGTACAGATTGCGGCCCGTTGTAGGTGTTAAACTACCTCTGAATGCATCATTTACACCTTTAATTTATATGCACAATCCCCATTCGGAGCCTATGCAAGTTGTAGAGGTCTACAGTAGCGGAGGTGAATTTCAATTAGAATTACCATCAGGTGAGGCTGAGGGGCCGCGTGAATTATGGGAGATAGCACCATACCAAACGAAACCAGTCATAAAATTACATTTCAATGCGTACGTAGAAAAGAATCACACCGCTTATGTGAGATTCAAAGTAAACAATAGCGCTGAAATAATGGTAGTTGCCATTGAAGTGGAGGTTGGAAATGGAGCTGGACTTCACTGGGGTGGTAATTCAGCGTCGATAAATCTAGGAATGGGTGGATCACTCCAATCACCTACTCATTATCCAATTGCACTGAGAAATTCAGCTAAGAAGGCAGTGAAAGTAATCAACGTCATCAGTACACCAGTGTCCAAGGCGTTGAGAATAAACTTTGAATCGACTGTGATACCAGGTGAGACTGAAGGGCCAGTAACAATTGGTACCTTGATCTATGATTGGAAGGCTGGCTTGGATTTGAAACATTTGAAAGGTAAACTGGTGATCAAGGGAATCGGCCCTGGTGGCTCTAGTCAAAAACTCTCAATTCCCTGGATGGCGGAGGTACTTCAGGGTGGCTTAGAAATAAATCGAACAGTTGCACATTACTGTTCACCACACTCTAATCAGCCACGAAATTTTAGTGTTGTTAACAGATTCAAAGTACCACTTGCCATCACCAATGTATCTTTATCGTTAGAAGCTAGatcgttattttcaataaaaaacttCCTCCCAAGGATTCTCAAGTCAGGACAGAAGGCCAATATATTCACACTTAACCTCAACAACGATGGTAAAAACGATAATACCAAATTAGAATCGTCGATAATAATTCACTCAAATGTATCGACAACAGAGGTTCCATTGCTAAGTTATGATggtaaagtgaaaaaaattattcccggTGAAAGGGAGAGCGATCGTGGAACGATGAATTTTGGAACAGTGGGAAGTGGTACAGAAAATGAAGCCATCTTTGCTCTGGAAAATCAAAATCCAGTTAATGTAGAGCTACACGGTTGGGGTGTTAATATGCCAGGAGCAGTGCTGGAGCTTATGGGCTGTCAAAGTGGTCCTACTGATCTTTTCAACAAAGGAGTTAGAAATATGAGTGTCTGTAGTAACACAGGCAATCAGAGTATAAAGCCTGGTTATCTGgcaatatttaaaataaaagtgaaaacACCAATGATCGAGGAGGACACAATCGTTGGTGATGTTTTCGTTAGGACAACTTATGAGAGGCTAACTATTCCTGTCTACATGCGAGTGGCTCATGGGAGGAtttctctgaaaaaaattactttctcCGATTGCTTTCCCGGTACGATTTGCATGCAACAGCTGAAAATTCACTCGACATTTTCACGCTCGATGCAGGTTACAGTTATAGCTCCAATCGACAAAGATAATAGAGTAAAGTATATACCATTGGAAGAACCTAACCTTCCAACAATATACAAAGGAGAAAATCAAATTGGCTCGATTAAAATTGATCCATCAGTGACATGCACACCCCACTGTTATCTGGGCTTATCACTCAATACAACATCTGGTAATCAGTGGTTGAATACGATGAATTTACCCTCCCATGCTAGAGACACTGATTTAAATTTGCTCAATGCAAGATACTCacgttatttaaatatttccacTAATTGGGATAACATAACCATGCGTCTCGATACAACCGAAGTACGTGGTCACAAATTCTTTGTTAATATTAAGCCATATTGGCCATCCTTGGTTATCCCCTCGGAAGATCATAATTATAATCAAAGAAACAAAACTCTCGAGCCATTGACATTTCCATTGACCCAAGTTGGAAATACATCTTTCAAAAGTTTGACATTTCGCAATCCCAGCAGTACTAAACCACTCTACATTCAGCTCGTCATGGATTGGAGTTATCCACAGGGTACTAGATTATACCATTCATTACCAAATGAATTAAAAGCAGAGTGTGAGGGGTGTCCAGCTACTCTAGATGGAGAATTCAAGTTCAGCCATCACCAAGATGAACGCACAACTTTCCAAGAAATATTGGATATTGAAACAGCAGTGGATTCGTTACCATTCTACCTCAATCCTGGTGAATTTAAGACAATAAGGCTCTCATATACACCATCGACCGCAGTATTCTCCTCGGGTTTACTTTACATTCGAAACAACATGACTATTCTCGAGGTTATACGATTTATGGGACGTGGTGCACATGCACAATTTAAATTTGGTAATAGAAAGGCCAATTCAAATACACCTCTTCTTTTTGAACTTGCTGAGAAGCATCTCAAGGATTGTGAACaacgagaaacgaaaaaaaattcacttccaAATTTGACAGTGATACGTTCATTCACTGCTAGAAATACTGGCGAATTGCCAATTGATATTTATGGTTTTTCAATAAGTGGAATACCCTGTGAAGGTTATGGTTTTAAAGTACTGAATTGTCAATCATTCAAACTCAATCCAAACTCCActaagaaaattgaaatagcTTTCACTCCTGACTTCACTCTGTCTAAAATTGAACGAGAGCTCATGATATTCACAAGTATAGAATATGATGGGACAGATTCTGACAGAGTGGAGAATGGAATTGTAAAGCTCTTACTCCTCACGACGATTCCTGGACACATTTTGGAAAGTTGTGCTGTTATTTTATCGAGACCCACCTGGGAACGTCCTGTACACTGGGCAGCTATGGGTctctcttccattttttttatatgtatCCTAGTAGTATCCTTTTTAGAGGCTGACAGAATACTGAGAGGTGCATTGGAGAATATATCCAGAAATAGTCCTGTGCAGCCTCCCTTGGATCTCAGACAGTTGGCTACACAAGCTACACAGCTTTCTACACTTTCTACGGAGAAAGATAAGCTAATTGATGATAGCACTAGGCTTACAATGAAGGCAAAGAAAGATGAGCCCGATTGGATACTGATGAATGTTAAGAGAGGGGGTGGAAAGGAACCGAGAGGATTGAAAATACCAGATTGGTCGGCTGAAGAGGAAAAACGTTTCAAAGTCGATACAGAAATGAAAGATCATACGAACACAAATAAATTAGAGCAGACAAGTGAGGTCAATCACGAAACTGTTCAGCGcaagaagaaaaaacaaacaGATATTGTTAGTGAGAGTTTGCAAGACCACCAAAATcaagaacaaaaaattaatttcacaaaaGCCAGCCCAATAATCATCAATAATAAGCtacataataataagaaagaggaaaaatacGATGATGGTGATTCACTCAATGCAGCAAATGAAACCAAGGATaaacgaaaattttcaacacaGCACAATAATAGCAGTAATaacaataacaacaataataataataataataataataataataataataataataatggtaataataataataataataataatagtaacaACATCAACAATACTGGTACgtacaaaaaatatgaagGCAATGCTagtcaaaaaattcaatattctgAAGAAGAGACGTCATCGACAACGACAGAGAGCTCAACTCAGGAGGATCAAGTACCTTATAACAAAGAACAAATTTATCAGAAACCTGATAAAACCCAGCGTAAAACACCTCTGAAGAAAACTAAACAGCAGACAAGTCCAGTTGCAAATGTAATAGACTATAGAGACAATTACGAGGGTGACTGTGATGATGATGACTACGATAAAGAACGCCAAGAAAATTCCTCCAGATGGAAAaccaattcaaataaattgacaACATCAACGAAAcatcaccatcatcatcactatcatcatcatcatcatcatcatcagtcGCGAACCGCTGAGGGTGCACTAAGTACATTTAAGCaaattaagaataaaaatccaGTACGCAAAGATAAGGTCACGCAGAAAAGACGAACTGAGAAACCAGTAAAATTAGCCGCTACAGAAGTTAAAAATGAAACAAGACCAGTGGCGAGAGCATTGTCACCAGTCCCGGCACCACCTCCTCCAGCTTGCTGGGGTGAGAATCGTCCTAGATTTAGTGATGTCGTGATAAGAAATCAGGATTGCATGTCTCCGGCGTTTATACTCAATAAGCCATTGGTCGATAAGGACGACTCCAATGTTATTATTAAAAGTCCGGATACAAGTCAACATCAAACGTTGCAAGATATTTACAAACCCAAATTGGAATTTCACCCCGATTTATCATTACAAATTACGTCTGAACTTTACACTGGAATATCTGACAGCCAAGACTCTGCGTTTTGTTCAGAATCCCTGATATTAGGGAATCATGATGAGGAATCAAGTAGCTACTTCTTGAATTCCTTTGATCCTCAGTTTGAACCTGAACTTGTGCCCTATGATGATCTTCCAGAGACTGATGAGCCCCTGGTTGAGCTCGAGTGTCTCGAAGAGGCAATTCCTAGGTGTCAACTGTGGGGCGATAAGAATCCCATCAGCAATTCCCTGGTGGAAGGCAGTAATTCGGGTTATGGAATGCAGGCGACTCCTAAACATGTCGACAAGCTCACACCTCTTGTCGATACTTTCAAAGATAATTGGGTTACTGTCGAGACTAATTGGGAACCGTTATACACGAGAGGGGCAGTCGGTGAGGAGAGAAGTGGAGTTTGGGGTGTCAATACTGGGGGTGTTTGGGCAGCAGCACCCTGGGGAGCTTCAACACCAACTGTCTGTCCCCTTCAAAATTCTTCATCACAATCAGCTGATCATGATTTACCAGAGCGCTCAGGTTTCGATCCTTTCCGATCGCTCAGTACTATATGGACACCAGCATCCACTTCTAATTGGCCGGCCAAAAATAACTAA